A part of Planococcus sp. MB-3u-03 genomic DNA contains:
- a CDS encoding type IV pilus twitching motility protein PilT, with translation MTETAIDFIDKVLTAARELDVSDIHMTTGIPPVFRMHGSLKRYGEERLLPEDTEAIAKALMPESLWDTFLQKGEMDYSYSIPGVARFRVNSFHQRGSISHAFRTIPTVIPSIDDLKMPDTLKKLSDTHQGLILVTGPTGSGKSTTLAAMIRHMNEHMTKHIITLEDPIEYMHKHGSSVIDQREVGFDTKSFANGLRAALRQDPDVILVGEMRDLETITTAITAAETGHLVMGTLHTSSAASTVERIIDVFPPEQHAQIRTQLGGILKAVISQRLLPTADGKGRVAATEIMIHNTAIANLIRTEKVHQIPNVILTNRAAGMHLMQTSVQELLNKGRITKQIAAPYLIGGEE, from the coding sequence ATGACTGAAACCGCTATTGATTTTATCGATAAAGTTTTGACCGCAGCGCGTGAACTCGACGTATCCGATATCCATATGACCACCGGCATCCCGCCGGTTTTCCGCATGCACGGCTCGCTCAAGCGCTACGGGGAGGAGCGGCTGTTGCCAGAAGACACTGAAGCGATCGCGAAAGCCTTGATGCCCGAAAGTTTGTGGGACACTTTCCTGCAAAAAGGCGAGATGGATTATTCCTACTCGATCCCTGGCGTCGCGCGTTTCCGTGTCAACTCGTTCCACCAGCGCGGCTCCATTTCACACGCGTTCCGGACAATCCCGACGGTCATTCCGTCGATCGACGATTTGAAAATGCCGGATACCTTGAAAAAATTGTCTGATACGCATCAAGGCTTGATCCTCGTCACCGGCCCGACCGGTTCCGGGAAATCGACGACTTTAGCTGCGATGATCCGCCATATGAATGAACATATGACCAAGCACATCATCACACTTGAAGACCCGATCGAGTATATGCATAAGCACGGCTCATCGGTCATCGACCAGCGCGAAGTCGGCTTTGATACGAAATCATTCGCCAACGGACTTAGAGCCGCACTCCGTCAAGACCCGGATGTCATCCTGGTCGGGGAGATGCGCGACCTCGAGACGATCACGACCGCCATCACGGCCGCAGAAACAGGCCACTTGGTCATGGGCACGCTCCACACCTCGAGCGCTGCCTCGACCGTCGAACGGATCATCGACGTGTTTCCGCCAGAACAGCACGCACAAATCCGCACGCAGCTCGGCGGCATCTTAAAAGCGGTCATCTCGCAGCGACTGCTTCCGACAGCGGATGGCAAAGGGCGCGTCGCCGCGACCGAGATTATGATCCACAACACGGCGATCGCCAACTTGATCCGTACCGAGAAAGTCCACCAGATCCCAAACGTCATCTTGACGAACCGGGCGGCGGGGATGCACCTCATGCAGACATCGGTCCAGGAGCTTTTGAATAAAGGCCGCATCACGAAACAAATTGCGGCGCCTTATTTGATTGGAGGCGAAGAATAA
- a CDS encoding VanW family protein, which produces MDNKQFGKVFCGVFGAALVVFGTANAGAYAVDEWVFPSAEYGEYTYIGTTDVSNMAVADAKTLFLSQASAVRESSELHVTYLDATAKYPLKDVEISLDETLERAQSGSQNDFVFDLSETTTRSFLKKQFTDVPFTEADIANIHQQLETALEGGQSVTRIDISSDSLEMSPEEVAQSSFSHDINSAGAEELIEVIDGTVIAPDEQFDFLSKLEELALLDATDAELTEIASAIYGAVLRTNFLIEQRSISEQVPENVPAGEEAAINRSLGVDFAFSNPNASSFTLNVYLQNGELTASIHGQPFVHTYYISSAADKEVEPRLIKQYSAFVSSGKKVKEQGRDGKRIEVVRSVLEGDKEVRVEPVSSDFYPPVHRVEVYPLNVPEAPATDANGEPIPQPGDEGFIDANNNGIHDPAEQSAEDETVVGNEEGAYAGAGQATDGSTQDGGTNTDGENDETNSENDPSQDDEPVYDKAGKRVDK; this is translated from the coding sequence ATGGACAATAAGCAATTCGGAAAAGTGTTTTGCGGCGTATTCGGAGCCGCCCTTGTCGTATTTGGCACAGCCAATGCCGGGGCGTATGCGGTCGATGAATGGGTGTTCCCGTCGGCGGAATACGGTGAATATACATATATCGGCACGACCGACGTATCGAATATGGCGGTCGCGGACGCCAAGACTTTGTTTTTGAGCCAGGCTTCTGCGGTCCGGGAATCGTCGGAACTGCATGTGACGTATTTGGATGCGACTGCAAAATACCCATTGAAAGATGTTGAAATTTCATTGGATGAAACTTTGGAAAGAGCACAGAGCGGCTCTCAGAATGACTTTGTATTCGATTTGTCGGAAACGACGACGCGTTCGTTCTTGAAAAAGCAGTTCACCGATGTGCCGTTTACAGAAGCGGATATCGCGAACATTCACCAGCAGCTTGAAACGGCCCTTGAAGGCGGACAGTCAGTGACCCGCATCGACATCAGCAGCGATTCTCTTGAAATGAGCCCGGAAGAAGTGGCCCAATCGAGTTTCTCCCATGATATAAACAGCGCTGGCGCAGAAGAATTGATCGAGGTTATCGACGGCACAGTCATCGCTCCAGATGAGCAATTCGACTTTCTGTCAAAACTTGAAGAATTGGCTTTGCTTGATGCGACCGATGCGGAACTGACAGAAATCGCTTCAGCCATTTATGGAGCCGTATTGCGGACGAATTTCCTCATTGAGCAGCGCAGCATCAGCGAACAAGTGCCGGAAAATGTGCCTGCCGGGGAAGAAGCGGCGATCAACCGGTCATTGGGTGTCGATTTCGCCTTCTCCAATCCGAATGCCAGTTCATTCACATTGAATGTCTATCTGCAAAATGGGGAACTGACGGCATCCATCCACGGGCAGCCGTTCGTCCACACCTATTACATCTCGAGCGCAGCCGATAAAGAAGTAGAACCGCGTCTCATCAAGCAATACAGCGCATTCGTCTCGAGCGGCAAAAAAGTGAAAGAACAAGGCCGTGACGGCAAGCGCATCGAAGTGGTGAGAAGTGTGTTGGAAGGCGATAAAGAAGTGCGCGTCGAACCGGTGTCGAGCGATTTCTATCCGCCGGTCCACCGCGTCGAAGTGTATCCGCTCAACGTACCTGAAGCACCAGCGACCGATGCCAACGGTGAACCGATTCCGCAGCCAGGAGATGAAGGCTTTATTGATGCAAACAACAACGGCATCCATGACCCTGCAGAACAAAGTGCGGAAGACGAAACGGTTGTTGGAAATGAAGAAGGCGCTTATGCTGGAGCGGGACAAGCGACTGACGGCTCCACTCAAGATGGCGGCACAAATACAGACGGTGAAAATGACGAGACAAATAGTGAAAACGATCCATCGCAAGACGATGAACCAGTTTACGATAAAGCGGGAAAACGAGTCGACAAATGA
- a CDS encoding GspE/PulE family protein encodes MVIKRRRLGDILVEQGLLTQEDLQGTLDSKQNDQKLGDALLSRGLITEQQLIETLEVQLGIPHVSLFRYPFDPMLFNVVPKEFAKRKLLVPLKTEGDRLFIAMTDPTDFITIDDLRLATGFQIEPTIASKEDIMKTIAKYYEEESYDELLEEMPDAKKDKEDALTDLDAPIVRLVNQLLSNAVAMKASDVHLDPHEGKLLVRYRIDGTLRTERTLPKSMQQMITARIKILANLDITENRIPQDGRIKTTVDFRAIDLRVSSLPTVFGEKIVMRILDLSQNLTDISKLGFNETNMERFMREIDKPNGIVLISGPTGSGKSSTLYAALNKLNSEEVNIITVEDPVEYQLEGINQIQVNANVGLSFAAGLRSILRQDPDIVMVGEIRDKETADISIRASLTGHLVLSTIHTNDSIASITRLMDMGIEPFLVTASLNAVIAQRLIRRVCRDCRETQPATVREKEIFARRGLSIDTISRGTGCPQCNMSGYKGRMAIHEVLVVDDAIKDVINRGGTAAEIRKIAVANKTIFLIDDGLLKVKEGMTTTEEVLRVAMSD; translated from the coding sequence ATGGTAATTAAACGGAGAAGGCTCGGTGATATCCTCGTCGAGCAAGGCTTATTGACGCAGGAAGATTTGCAAGGGACGCTCGATTCAAAACAGAATGACCAGAAACTAGGCGATGCCTTGTTGTCCCGTGGGCTCATCACTGAACAGCAATTGATCGAAACGCTTGAAGTGCAGCTCGGCATTCCGCATGTCTCGCTGTTCCGCTATCCATTCGACCCGATGCTGTTCAACGTCGTGCCGAAGGAATTCGCGAAGCGCAAATTGCTCGTGCCGTTGAAAACGGAAGGCGACCGCTTGTTTATCGCGATGACCGACCCGACCGATTTCATCACAATTGATGATTTGCGCTTGGCGACAGGCTTCCAGATCGAACCGACGATTGCGTCGAAAGAAGATATCATGAAAACAATCGCCAAATATTACGAAGAAGAATCCTACGATGAACTCTTAGAGGAAATGCCGGATGCCAAAAAAGACAAAGAGGATGCCCTGACCGACCTCGATGCGCCGATCGTGCGCCTTGTCAATCAGCTGCTGTCGAATGCGGTCGCGATGAAAGCATCCGATGTTCATCTCGACCCGCATGAAGGAAAGTTATTGGTGCGCTACCGAATCGACGGAACGCTCCGTACCGAACGGACTTTGCCGAAATCGATGCAGCAGATGATCACGGCGCGCATTAAAATCCTGGCGAATCTCGACATTACCGAAAACCGCATCCCGCAAGACGGCCGCATCAAGACGACTGTCGATTTCCGTGCGATCGACCTCCGCGTATCCTCGCTTCCGACAGTATTTGGGGAAAAAATCGTCATGCGGATTTTGGATTTGAGTCAGAACTTAACCGATATTTCCAAGCTCGGTTTCAACGAGACGAATATGGAACGTTTTATGCGCGAAATCGATAAACCGAACGGCATCGTGTTGATTTCCGGCCCGACCGGTTCTGGGAAATCATCTACATTATATGCGGCGCTCAATAAGTTGAATTCCGAAGAAGTGAACATCATCACCGTTGAAGACCCCGTCGAATATCAATTGGAAGGTATCAACCAAATCCAAGTGAACGCCAATGTCGGTTTGAGCTTTGCGGCAGGATTGCGCTCGATTCTGCGCCAAGATCCGGACATCGTCATGGTCGGGGAGATCCGCGACAAGGAAACAGCAGATATTTCCATACGCGCCTCGCTGACAGGGCATTTGGTGCTCAGCACGATCCATACGAACGATTCGATCGCCTCGATCACACGACTCATGGATATGGGCATCGAACCATTTCTCGTCACCGCGTCGCTCAATGCTGTCATCGCACAGCGATTGATCCGCCGCGTGTGCCGGGATTGCCGGGAAACCCAGCCGGCGACCGTCCGTGAGAAAGAGATTTTCGCAAGAAGGGGCTTGTCGATCGATACGATTTCCCGAGGCACGGGCTGTCCGCAATGCAATATGAGCGGCTATAAAGGACGCATGGCAATCCACGAAGTGCTCGTTGTCGACGATGCCATCAAAGACGTCATTAACCGCGGCGGCACGGCTGCCGAGATCCGCAAAATCGCCGTGGCCAATAAAACGATTTTCCTCATTGATGATGGCCTATTAAAAGTAAAGGAGGGCATGACGACGACGGAAGAAGTGCTCCGCGTTGCCATGAGTGACTAA